A stretch of DNA from Bacillus sp. Marseille-Q1617:
GCTTTTGCAATCCCTGAGGCAATGGACTGGGACAAACCTTGAATAAATGCAGGATCTTTTAAATAGGAAGCATCGCCTGCATGGTCGATGAATAGGTTTTCAAGTAAAATCGCTGGCATCGCGGTCTCCCTCAGGACAGCAAAGTTTGCTTCTTTCTGTCCTCTGTCACGAAGGCCGTAGCCTGAATAGAATTTCATGATTTCAGCGTGGAGGACGTCCTGTCGTCTTCCCGTTTCTGTCCCGGAGGTGCCGGGATAGATGTAGCTTTCAAACCCTGTCCCGCCTCCTGCATTGTGATGGAAGGAGACGAAGTAGTCTGCACCAAGCCCGTTGGCAAACTGGGCCCGTTCTGATAATCCTATATAGACATCTGAATCTCTCGTTAAGATGGCGTCAACGATATATTGTTCTTCCAAAAGGGTCTGGACCTTAGTTGTAATGGTCAAGGTCAGCTGCTTTTCTTGCAGGCCGTGTCCCGTCGCTCCCGGGTCATTCCCGCCATGTCCTGGATCTAGTACGATCTTTGGCATACTCATCGTCCCCCTTTCTATGCCCAATACCAGAATTGCGAGCCGTATGGATACTCGATTCGGCTGTCGACATGGACAAATGTATTGTATGTGATGATGCCGCTGAATCCGCATGTCTTTGCGGCTTCGGCTGTTTGGGAAGGTGTTTTGCCTGAAGGGTCGGTGTCTGCCGCCACTCCATATGTGTGCATGCTGTTCGAAGCACCGCCTACATTGCTGTTGTGATTGATGCTGCGGAAGCCGGAATTGATGGTGATTGGAACATTGCCAAGCTTCTTACGGAGAGCTTCAAGTTTGTACATCAAGCGGCGGACGTTTTCTTTTACCTGGGTTGAACCGACTTTCCCGCCCGAAAAACCGCTGCCGTCTTTTGAGTGGAATTCACTGAAATTGAAATGGGCGGTAGAGCCGTCGCTGCTTTCAAGGGCATTCAGCTGAGTGTGAGTCTGCGGGCCGGCAATGCCATCAACCGAAAGCCCGTATGCGCGCTGGAATCGCTTCACGGCGGCTTCCGTTCCCGGTCCGAAGTCTCCATCGATTGTTACCTTGGTCTGTGAAGCAGAATCAGAAGCCCACCCTGCAACGCGGATTTGAAGTTCCTTTACATCACTGCCGGAGTCACCATTTCTCATTGTTCTAGTCCAGTTCATAAAAGCATCTCTCCCTCAGGTTTAGTAGATTAGTAGATTGAATGATTTGAAGGCCCGTCCCGCGGTGCTTTAAAGCGGTGGGGTGCGGGATTGGGCGGTGAGACAGCCAAAAGGGATGCAGGGTAAGGGCGGCCATCCCTGCCGCGCTTACTCTGTTTTGCTTGCCTTACACGTTATAAAGAAGACGAAGGGAGGGGATTTACAACCTATCTTCAAAAACTTTTCTGGGGAGGGAGGGTTGTCAGTGAACAAAAAAAGACAAATAAACACGAGGGGCGCCGTGTTTACTTGTCCTTCTTCATCTTAAGTCAGTTTAAATAGAGTGACTCTGATCATTTCATTAAATCAAACAGTCCGGGGACATCTTCCAGTGAGTAGCTTCGTACATACCCGATCACTTTGATCCTGAGTTCCTGTTCGAGATCTTCCCGATTTTCCTGATGAGTCAAACGCAGCGACTTTTTAATTTTTGGCTCGAAGGTATGCACCACGTCCACTTCATAATGGCTGTTATCCTGCGCTTCTTTTACCATGTCATAAAGTGCGTTCATTCTTGTTCTCCTTTCTCTAATTCTTCTTTTAATTTGGCCAGGGCTTTTTTGTGGGATTTAGAGACCGCCTGCTGGGAAACACGCAGAATTTTAGAAATATCCGTATCGCTTAACTCTTCTACGTATGCAAGGTCAAGAATCCTCCGTTGTCTGTCGGTGAGTTTTCTGTAGGCATGCAGCAGTGTTTCATCACTGATGGCATCTTCCAGGCTTTGTACGGGCAAGGTGAGGTGCTCTTCAGTGTCTGCAATCATGTCTTTAAACGTCCCGTCTTCCTCCCCGCCGAGCGGCTGATCAAGGGTCAGCAGCTGCCTGCCGCGGTGAAGGCGGATTTTTTTATCAAAATTGACACTATGAAAATATAAGGATGAACTGACATAGGAAGTGAATCTGATTCCGAAATAATGAGCCTTGAAAGCTTCATTCAGGCAACCCTCCGCCGATGCGCTTGGCGACGATAAAAATTCTTTCAAAAGTTCCTGGTGTTCGGGCCGGGTCATAAACGATTCCACTGCTTTATTTCCTCTTAAATCCGGATAGATACGGTAAAATCTCTCTTTCAATGAGTCCATTTTTTTCACCACCATTAGAACGTATGTTCGGTTAAATGTTTAAAAAAAAAGCGGCGGATACTATTCCTGCTTTTAGTATATAAAGAAACCTTCATTAAAAAAATGACAACCTCATTGTTTAATATCGTTCCAATGTACTATTCATTAAACTATAGAGTGGATATTTTTGTGAAGGGTGGAAGGGACTAATTTTTGGGTGGAAAGGGAGGATTAGCTAAAAAAGGAGGCTGGAAGCGTTGATTCGGTTAGTTGAAAATAAAATGGTAAAAGTTGAAAAGAAAAGAGGTAAAGTTGAAAATAAATAAGCAAAAGTTGAAAAGAAATCTCCTGAAGTTGAAAATAAAGTGCTGAACGAGGACAACTATAGGAAGAAATTTGATAAGATCAGCCGTCTTATTATAAAAAAATCAGTGTTCGCTTTAAATAAGGCACCCGCCGCTTCAAAAAGCGACGGGTTCTAGAAGAAAAATCAGCGCATCACGCTGCCGCCCGAGATCTTGACCGATTCACCAACAATGTTTCCGGCGGCATCACTCAACAGATAGACAATCGTGTTCGCCACTTCTTCAGGAGAAGTCAGCCTGCCGGACGGGATACTCTCTTTGGCAAGCTCCAGCTGCTCCTCGTAGCTGCGGCCGTGGCGCTCGCCCTTGGACTTGATGGCGTTCCGGCCCATTTCGGTATCCACATAGCCCGGGCAGACCGCATTAACACGTACGCCCTGTTCGATGGCTTCGAGGGCGAATGCCTGTGTGAAGCCGACAACCGCAAACTTGGATGCGCTGTACGCCGAGTTTCCGTGCGTTCCCCGGAGTCCAGAGAGGGAAGAAATATTGACGATCGCCCCTTTGCCGTTCTCTTTCATGCTTTTATAGATGGACTGTGTAAGCTCGACCAGTGAAAAATAATTGAGTTCCATCGTGCCGCGCAGATCATCTTCAGACAGGCTTTCAACGATGTCCCCGCCGCCGACCCCGGCCGAGTTGACGAGCCCGGTGATCGGGCCGAATTCGTTCGCGGCAAACTCAACGAGCTGGTCCCGCGCCTGGGGCTTGGTCAAATCCGCCTTCACCGCGAATACCTTATCCTCGCCGCAAGCCTGCCTAACCTCACTCAATTTTTCCTCATTCCTGCCCGTTATCGTCACGCGGGCACCGGCTGAAACGGCTGCTTTCGCCGCGGCATAACCGATTCCTCCGGTCGCCCCGGTAATTAAAATATGCTGTCCGTCCAGAGTTTTATCATGAAATGGAAAGTTCATCATGCTCCCTCCTTTTACTATGTAATGTATGTTACCCGTGAAACCGAACGGTAAAACGGGTCTGAAAAAAGAGCCCCGGGCACAAACCCAAGGCTCTTGACTATTACCCTTTCCCGACACCGTTCATAATCATCTGCACCGTCATCTCGATTTCTTTCTCGTCATCCCACTCTTCCTCAGGCAGGAACACATAGCGGACGAGCAGAAGGCCGAAGATGCTTGTCGCCGAGAAGCGCACCACTGCAGGCGAAGGCAGGTCGATGATCTGGCCTTTTTCTTTGTAGTGATCGACGAGGGCGGTGAATTTATCGAAGATTTTCTGAGCAATGTGCTCCTTGAATTGCTCCTTCAGTTCTGAATGGAAAGGAATTTCCTGGATCAGGATCTTGAAGACGGTCATATTATCCTTCAGGAACTCCTGGCGGTTCAGGATCATCGCCTTCAGGAAATCTTCGTAGCGTTCGTATTTGGCGTCCAATACCTTGTTGATATCGCGGATCACGAAGGGCGCGATCAATTTGGCCATGGTTGGTGAAACAATCGAAAGAAGCAGGTCCTTCTTTGTTTTATAATGGCGGAAAATGGTGCCTTCGGCGACACCTGCTTTCTTGGCGATCTGGCTTGTCGACGTAGAGGCATAGCCCTTCTCTGCAAACATCTCGATTGCGGCTTCCACGATCTTCTTTTGCTTCTCCGTAAACGGTTCTTCCTGTTCGAATAATTGTTTGAAAACATCTTTTTCTTCAGACATGCGTAAACCCCTAACGTAGTCGTTGTACCTTATATTTTACGGTATTTTTTAAGCGCTGCAACATTTAGGGTGATAAACAGGAGTGAAAATCCGGCAAGGACTGCCAGGTTGAA
This window harbors:
- a CDS encoding D-Ala-D-Ala carboxypeptidase family metallohydrolase is translated as MNWTRTMRNGDSGSDVKELQIRVAGWASDSASQTKVTIDGDFGPGTEAAVKRFQRAYGLSVDGIAGPQTHTQLNALESSDGSTAHFNFSEFHSKDGSGFSGGKVGSTQVKENVRRLMYKLEALRKKLGNVPITINSGFRSINHNSNVGGASNSMHTYGVAADTDPSGKTPSQTAEAAKTCGFSGIITYNTFVHVDSRIEYPYGSQFWYWA
- a CDS encoding sigma-70 family RNA polymerase sigma factor, with the protein product MDSLKERFYRIYPDLRGNKAVESFMTRPEHQELLKEFLSSPSASAEGCLNEAFKAHYFGIRFTSYVSSSLYFHSVNFDKKIRLHRGRQLLTLDQPLGGEEDGTFKDMIADTEEHLTLPVQSLEDAISDETLLHAYRKLTDRQRRILDLAYVEELSDTDISKILRVSQQAVSKSHKKALAKLKEELEKGEQE
- a CDS encoding SDR family NAD(P)-dependent oxidoreductase — translated: MMNFPFHDKTLDGQHILITGATGGIGYAAAKAAVSAGARVTITGRNEEKLSEVRQACGEDKVFAVKADLTKPQARDQLVEFAANEFGPITGLVNSAGVGGGDIVESLSEDDLRGTMELNYFSLVELTQSIYKSMKENGKGAIVNISSLSGLRGTHGNSAYSASKFAVVGFTQAFALEAIEQGVRVNAVCPGYVDTEMGRNAIKSKGERHGRSYEEQLELAKESIPSGRLTSPEEVANTIVYLLSDAAGNIVGESVKISGGSVMR
- a CDS encoding N-acetylmuramoyl-L-alanine amidase; the encoded protein is MPKIVLDPGHGGNDPGATGHGLQEKQLTLTITTKVQTLLEEQYIVDAILTRDSDVYIGLSERAQFANGLGADYFVSFHHNAGGGTGFESYIYPGTSGTETGRRQDVLHAEIMKFYSGYGLRDRGQKEANFAVLRETAMPAILLENLFIDHAGDASYLKDPAFIQGLSQSIASGIAKAVNLQP
- a CDS encoding TetR/AcrR family transcriptional regulator gives rise to the protein MSEEKDVFKQLFEQEEPFTEKQKKIVEAAIEMFAEKGYASTSTSQIAKKAGVAEGTIFRHYKTKKDLLLSIVSPTMAKLIAPFVIRDINKVLDAKYERYEDFLKAMILNRQEFLKDNMTVFKILIQEIPFHSELKEQFKEHIAQKIFDKFTALVDHYKEKGQIIDLPSPAVVRFSATSIFGLLLVRYVFLPEEEWDDEKEIEMTVQMIMNGVGKG